A region from the Streptomyces lydicus genome encodes:
- a CDS encoding DUF4232 domain-containing protein, translating into MTARRSRSRSAAYAALALGLAGSLALTGCNSHSSKRSKKSSSSSSTTHKSYKSSKTKKRRIIGGSAAAAGAAGAASRRVPDCYPSTYKVTFSQQTGPKSHVAVKFKNSTSRDCKLYNAPLLRFNNAKAPLPLLQGTPGHFDGTRITVPAHGYAYAVIPTNTAAAKGTEQKSVTIDFMGVSASSVTHGPVTVNFAEKRLHLSVGKSKVTNWSSSLHGAQLAGGVGN; encoded by the coding sequence ATGACCGCACGCCGCTCCCGCAGCCGTTCCGCCGCGTACGCCGCACTGGCCCTCGGACTGGCCGGCTCCCTCGCCCTGACCGGCTGCAACAGCCACTCCTCGAAGAGGTCGAAGAAGTCCTCCTCCTCGTCTTCCACGACTCACAAGTCTTACAAGTCGTCCAAGACCAAGAAGCGCAGGATCATCGGCGGGAGTGCGGCCGCGGCCGGTGCGGCGGGGGCGGCGTCCCGGCGGGTGCCCGACTGCTACCCCAGCACGTACAAGGTCACGTTCTCTCAGCAGACCGGCCCGAAGAGCCATGTGGCGGTGAAGTTCAAGAACTCCACCAGCCGCGACTGCAAGCTCTACAACGCGCCGCTGCTGCGCTTCAACAACGCCAAGGCCCCGCTGCCCCTGCTGCAGGGCACGCCCGGCCACTTCGACGGCACCCGCATCACCGTGCCCGCCCACGGTTACGCCTACGCGGTCATCCCGACCAACACCGCAGCCGCCAAGGGCACCGAGCAGAAGTCGGTGACCATCGACTTCATGGGCGTCTCGGCGAGCTCGGTCACGCACGGTCCGGTCACCGTCAACTTCGCGGAGAAGCGGCTCCACCTCTCCGTCGGCAAGAGCAAGGTCACCAACTGGAGCTCCAGCCTTCACGGGGCACAGCTGGCGGGCGGCGTCGGGAACTGA
- a CDS encoding MFS transporter translates to MAVWGIGVAVYFVAITYRTSLGVAGLDAAERFHINASALSTFSILQLLVYAGMQIPVGLMVDRLGAKKVLTLGVVLYTVGQFGFALSSSYAMALGSRALLGCGDAMTFISVLRLGSRWFPARRGPMIAQIAALVGMAGNLISTLILARFLHSFGWTPTFASSAVGGIVVLIVLLLFLSDHPKGFEPPPASAEHTGTGFVRRQIMDAWREPGTRLGMWVHFTTQFPAMVFLLLWGLPFLVEAQGLSRGTAGELLTLVVLSNMAVGLIYGQVIARHHAARMPLALGTAGATALMWATVLCWPADHAPMGLLIVLCAVMGACGPASMIGFDFARPANPPERQGTASGIVNMGGFTASMTTLFAIGVLLDATGDNYRIAFASIFVLEATGVSQILRLRRRAARRERERLVVSRVEAVHVPA, encoded by the coding sequence ATGGCCGTCTGGGGCATCGGCGTCGCGGTCTACTTCGTCGCGATCACCTACCGCACCAGCCTCGGCGTGGCGGGCCTGGACGCCGCCGAGCGCTTCCACATCAATGCCTCGGCGCTGTCGACGTTCTCCATCCTTCAGCTGCTGGTGTACGCGGGGATGCAGATCCCCGTCGGCCTGATGGTCGACCGGCTCGGTGCCAAGAAGGTGCTGACCCTCGGCGTGGTGCTCTACACCGTCGGCCAGTTCGGCTTTGCGCTCTCTTCGTCGTACGCCATGGCGCTCGGCTCCCGTGCGCTGCTCGGCTGCGGGGATGCGATGACCTTCATCAGCGTGCTGCGGCTGGGCTCGCGGTGGTTCCCGGCCCGTCGCGGCCCGATGATCGCGCAGATCGCCGCGCTGGTGGGGATGGCGGGCAATCTGATCTCCACCCTCATCCTCGCCCGCTTCCTGCACAGCTTCGGCTGGACCCCGACTTTCGCCTCCAGCGCCGTCGGCGGCATCGTCGTGCTGATCGTGCTGCTGCTCTTCCTCTCGGACCACCCCAAGGGCTTCGAGCCGCCGCCCGCATCCGCCGAGCACACCGGCACGGGGTTCGTGCGTCGGCAGATCATGGACGCCTGGCGGGAGCCCGGCACCCGGCTGGGCATGTGGGTGCACTTCACCACCCAGTTCCCGGCCATGGTGTTCCTGCTGCTCTGGGGGCTGCCGTTCCTCGTCGAGGCGCAGGGCCTGTCGCGTGGCACCGCCGGTGAACTGCTCACCCTCGTGGTGCTCTCCAACATGGCGGTGGGTCTGATCTACGGCCAGGTCATCGCCCGTCACCATGCCGCCCGCATGCCACTGGCTCTGGGCACCGCCGGCGCCACGGCTCTGATGTGGGCAACGGTCCTGTGCTGGCCGGCCGACCATGCGCCGATGGGGCTGCTGATCGTGCTCTGTGCGGTGATGGGCGCCTGTGGCCCCGCCTCGATGATCGGCTTCGACTTCGCGCGGCCCGCCAACCCGCCGGAGCGTCAGGGCACCGCCTCCGGCATCGTCAACATGGGCGGCTTCACGGCCTCGATGACGACGCTGTTCGCCATCGGTGTCCTGCTGGACGCGACCGGCGACAACTACCGGATCGCCTTTGCCTCGATCTTCGTCCTGGAAGCGACCGGGGTCTCCCAGATCCTGCGGCTGCGGCGGCGCGCGGCACGGCGCGAGCGCGAACGGCTGGTGGTCAGCCGGGTGGAAGCGGTCCATGTGCCCGCATGA
- a CDS encoding M18 family aminopeptidase, with protein sequence MTNSARFDRGHTDDLMSFLAASPSPYHAVANAAERLEKAGFRQVAEVDEWDGGTGGKFVLRGGAIIAWYVPEGASASTSYRIVGAHTDSPNLRVKPIPDTGSRGWRQIAVEIYGGTLLNTWLDRDLGLSGRVTLADGSHRLVHVDRALLRVPQLAVHLDRSVNTDGLKLDKQRHMTPIWGLGEVAEGDLIAFVAEETGIPAGGIKGWDLMVHSIEAPAYLGRDRELVAGPRMDNLLSVHAGTAALTAAAAAGSALTSIPVLAAFDHEENGSQSDTGADGPLLGTVLERSVFARGGSYEDRARAFAGTVCLSSDTGHAVHPNYGERHDPGHHPMPNGGPILKVNVNQRYATDGSGRALFAAACERAGVPWQSFVSNNSMPCGTTIGPITAARHGIATVDIGVAILSMHSARELCGSEDPYLLANALTAFLEG encoded by the coding sequence ATGACCAACTCCGCCCGCTTCGATCGCGGCCACACCGACGACCTGATGTCCTTCCTCGCCGCCAGCCCGTCGCCCTACCACGCAGTGGCGAATGCGGCGGAGCGGCTGGAAAAGGCCGGGTTCCGGCAGGTCGCCGAGGTCGACGAATGGGACGGCGGAACCGGCGGAAAGTTTGTGCTGCGCGGCGGCGCGATCATCGCCTGGTACGTGCCGGAGGGCGCAAGCGCCTCGACTTCGTACCGGATTGTCGGCGCTCACACAGACTCTCCCAATTTGCGCGTCAAACCGATTCCGGACACCGGTTCGCGCGGCTGGCGGCAGATCGCCGTCGAGATCTACGGCGGCACGCTGCTCAACACCTGGCTCGATCGCGACCTGGGGCTGAGCGGCCGGGTGACGCTCGCCGACGGCAGCCACCGGCTCGTCCATGTCGACCGGGCGCTGCTGAGAGTGCCTCAGCTGGCCGTACACCTCGACCGCTCGGTGAACACCGACGGCCTGAAGCTCGACAAGCAACGCCATATGACGCCGATCTGGGGCCTGGGTGAGGTCGCCGAGGGCGATCTGATCGCCTTCGTCGCCGAGGAAACCGGCATACCGGCCGGCGGCATCAAGGGCTGGGACCTGATGGTGCACAGCATCGAGGCGCCCGCCTACCTGGGCCGCGACCGCGAGCTGGTGGCCGGGCCGCGGATGGACAACCTGCTGTCGGTACACGCCGGTACGGCCGCCCTCACCGCGGCGGCGGCCGCCGGCAGCGCGCTGACCAGCATTCCGGTGCTGGCCGCCTTCGACCACGAGGAGAACGGCAGCCAGTCCGACACCGGCGCGGACGGACCGCTGCTAGGCACGGTCCTGGAGCGCTCGGTGTTCGCCCGCGGCGGCTCGTACGAGGACCGGGCGCGGGCCTTCGCCGGCACCGTCTGCCTGTCGTCCGACACCGGGCACGCCGTCCACCCCAACTACGGCGAACGGCACGATCCCGGGCACCACCCGATGCCCAACGGCGGGCCGATCCTCAAGGTCAACGTCAACCAGCGCTATGCGACGGACGGCAGCGGACGGGCCCTTTTCGCGGCGGCCTGCGAGCGGGCCGGTGTGCCGTGGCAGAGCTTTGTGTCCAACAACTCGATGCCGTGCGGCACTACCATTGGACCCATCACCGCGGCCCGGCACGGCATTGCCACGGTCGACATCGGCGTGGCGATCCTTTCCATGCACTCGGCGCGTGAACTGTGTGGCTCCGAGGACCCGTATCTGCTGGCGAACGCCCTGACGGCCTTCCTGGAGGGCTGA
- a CDS encoding AfsR/SARP family transcriptional regulator: protein MEFSLLGPISVTTGSTELALGPAKRRSVLALLLLQPNTTVPLEQLIDSLWEDEPPEHSRTVVQGHVSRLRATLAEGGAEAYGIELTTHGSAYLLRLPEELIDAHRFGELVALARPEAAPGDAVPLLREALGLWRGPALTGTVTSPPFAAAAHALEERRLTAVEALGRAHGALGEHEQAAAILYSAAVNHPLREGLIAGLMRALFHTGRQSDALEWFHRTRRLLNEELGVDPGERLRNAYEEILRAEAAGGNRQGAAKPGAPGAGSAPGGAPSGGAGSGAPSPGGRNGAPAADRSTTGGEARPVGSEGQTPAHGVAGRNAAGGGPEAPGTGRTQPGTTAGGRDGSGSGRGGAAPRLLPRPPARFLGREDRLSALTAVLTDRTTGESPLAVVAGPAGVGKTACAVQWAHLHAGAFPDGQLFADLRGFGGGDEAPPAEILRDFLLALGTPPERVPGSAQAASALFRSLVAERRLLVVLDNASSSAQVRPLLPGGLHCATVVTSRSRLDGLVATDCARPVGIQTLGHEEGAALLGAMLGPDRVAEDPAAARELVDLCDGLPLALRAAAAQLTARPRWRLARLAAALRDERRRLALLSAEDTGIAAALRMSVARLSADDARLLSALATSADGHLNASLAAALAGYDPERTQDGLDRLAEMHLVDEEATDVYTISTLTQLFARDDRGEGGEGGEGEPERNG from the coding sequence TTGGAATTCTCACTGCTCGGTCCGATCTCCGTGACGACCGGCTCCACGGAGCTGGCGCTCGGACCCGCCAAGCGGCGCAGTGTGCTGGCGCTGCTGTTGTTGCAGCCCAACACCACCGTCCCACTGGAGCAGTTGATCGACTCCCTGTGGGAGGACGAGCCCCCCGAACACTCCCGCACCGTCGTGCAGGGGCATGTCTCGCGGCTGCGCGCCACGCTCGCCGAGGGCGGCGCGGAGGCGTACGGCATCGAGCTGACCACCCATGGCTCCGCCTATCTGCTGCGCCTGCCGGAGGAGTTGATCGACGCCCACCGCTTCGGTGAGCTGGTGGCTCTGGCGCGCCCCGAGGCGGCGCCGGGCGACGCCGTACCGCTGCTGCGGGAGGCGCTGGGACTGTGGCGCGGGCCCGCGCTGACCGGCACGGTCACCAGCCCGCCGTTCGCGGCCGCCGCGCATGCGCTGGAGGAGCGCCGGCTGACGGCCGTGGAGGCGCTGGGGCGGGCGCACGGCGCCCTCGGCGAGCACGAACAGGCCGCCGCCATCCTCTACTCCGCCGCCGTCAACCACCCCTTGCGGGAGGGGCTGATCGCCGGGCTGATGCGGGCGCTGTTCCATACGGGGCGGCAGTCCGATGCCCTGGAGTGGTTCCACCGCACCCGCCGGCTGCTCAACGAGGAGCTGGGTGTCGATCCCGGCGAGCGGCTGCGGAACGCGTACGAGGAGATCCTGCGCGCGGAGGCGGCCGGCGGGAACCGGCAGGGCGCGGCGAAGCCCGGGGCACCCGGCGCGGGCTCCGCTCCGGGCGGGGCGCCGTCCGGAGGGGCTGGTTCCGGGGCACCGTCCCCAGGCGGCCGTAACGGTGCTCCGGCAGCGGACCGCTCCACAACGGGCGGCGAGGCGCGTCCCGTTGGCAGTGAGGGGCAGACACCCGCTCACGGGGTCGCCGGCCGGAATGCGGCGGGCGGTGGTCCCGAGGCGCCGGGTACCGGCCGGACGCAGCCCGGCACGACGGCCGGCGGACGTGACGGGTCCGGCTCCGGGCGGGGCGGCGCGGCACCGCGGCTGCTGCCCCGTCCGCCCGCCCGCTTCCTGGGCCGGGAGGACCGGCTCTCCGCACTCACCGCGGTGCTGACGGACCGTACGACGGGCGAGAGCCCGCTCGCGGTGGTGGCGGGACCGGCCGGTGTCGGCAAGACCGCCTGCGCCGTGCAGTGGGCGCATCTGCACGCCGGGGCCTTCCCCGACGGGCAGCTCTTCGCCGATCTGCGCGGCTTCGGCGGGGGCGACGAGGCACCCCCGGCGGAGATTCTGCGCGACTTCCTGCTGGCGCTCGGCACTCCGCCGGAGCGGGTGCCCGGCTCGGCGCAGGCCGCATCGGCGCTGTTCAGGTCGCTGGTCGCGGAGCGCCGGCTGCTGGTCGTCCTCGACAACGCCAGCAGCTCGGCGCAGGTACGGCCGCTGCTGCCCGGTGGCCTGCACTGCGCCACGGTCGTCACGAGCCGCAGCCGTCTCGACGGTCTGGTCGCCACCGACTGCGCCCGGCCGGTCGGTATCCAGACGCTCGGCCACGAGGAGGGTGCGGCGCTGCTCGGCGCCATGCTCGGCCCGGACCGGGTGGCCGAGGACCCGGCCGCCGCGCGGGAACTGGTCGATCTGTGCGACGGTCTGCCGCTGGCGCTGCGGGCCGCGGCCGCCCAGCTGACCGCCCGGCCGCGCTGGCGGCTGGCCCGGCTGGCGGCGGCGCTGCGCGACGAACGGCGGCGGCTGGCGCTGCTGTCAGCGGAGGACACCGGCATCGCGGCGGCGCTGCGGATGTCCGTCGCCCGGCTGTCGGCGGACGACGCACGGCTGCTCAGCGCACTGGCGACCAGCGCGGACGGCCACCTCAACGCCTCGCTGGCGGCGGCGCTCGCCGGGTACGACCCGGAGCGCACCCAGGACGGTCTGGACCGGCTCGCGGAGATGCATCTGGTGGACGAGGAGGCCACCGATGTCTACACGATCAGCACGCTGACGCAGCTGTTCGCACGGGACGACCGTGGTGAAGGCGGCGAAGGGGGCGAGGGGGAGCCGGAACGGAACGGGTGA
- a CDS encoding NHL domain-containing thioredoxin family protein: protein MASRARVRAPELIGKGGWLNTGNKDLTLSDLRGRIVVLDFWTFCCVNCLHVLDELRELEERHRDTVVIIGVHSPKFVHEAEHQAVVDAVERYGVEHPVLDDPELATWKQYAVRAWPTLVVIDPEGYVVAQHAGEGHAHAIEKLVEELEAEHAAKGTLRRGDGPYVPPEPVATDLRFPGKVVELPGGSFLVSDTTRHQLVELAADGERVLRRIGSGERGLTPDSFNEPQGLALLPDGRVAVADTVNHAIRVLDPASGVLETVAGTGKQWWQGSPTSGPAREVDLSSPWDLAWWQDRLWIAMAGVHQLWTWDPAAGTVQVAAGTTNEGLVDGPADEAWFAQPSGLAAAGDRLWIADSETSAVRWVERAEAGDGYVVRTAVGTGLFDFGHRDGAADQALLQHPLGVTALPDGSVAIADTYNHALRRFDPATGEVTTLATDLREPSAAVLVDEDIVLVESARHRLTRLRLPEEAVRVASVAHRTQRAATEVAPGALRLEVVFQAPAGQKLDTRYGPSTRLLVSATPPELLADGAGAGTDLARDLVLADGVTEGVLHVSAMAASCDDAPDVEYPACHVHQQDWGVPVEIAGGGVARLGLVLAGLDAE from the coding sequence ATGGCTTCACGTGCACGCGTCCGCGCCCCTGAGCTGATCGGCAAGGGTGGCTGGCTGAATACCGGTAACAAGGATCTGACCCTCTCTGACCTGCGGGGACGCATTGTCGTTCTGGATTTCTGGACTTTTTGCTGTGTGAATTGTCTGCACGTCCTGGACGAGCTGCGGGAGCTGGAGGAGCGGCACCGCGACACCGTCGTGATCATCGGTGTGCACTCCCCGAAGTTTGTGCACGAGGCCGAGCACCAGGCGGTCGTGGATGCCGTGGAGCGCTATGGCGTCGAGCACCCGGTCCTCGACGACCCGGAGCTCGCCACGTGGAAGCAGTACGCGGTGCGGGCCTGGCCGACGCTCGTGGTGATCGACCCCGAGGGGTATGTCGTCGCCCAGCACGCCGGCGAGGGCCATGCGCACGCCATCGAGAAGCTCGTCGAGGAGCTGGAGGCCGAGCACGCGGCGAAGGGCACCCTGCGCCGCGGCGACGGGCCCTACGTACCGCCGGAGCCGGTCGCCACCGATCTGCGCTTCCCCGGCAAGGTGGTCGAGCTGCCCGGGGGCAGCTTCCTGGTCTCGGACACCACCCGGCACCAGCTGGTGGAGCTGGCCGCGGACGGCGAGCGGGTGCTGCGGCGGATCGGCAGCGGCGAGCGCGGTCTGACGCCGGACTCCTTCAACGAACCGCAGGGCCTGGCACTGCTCCCCGATGGCCGGGTGGCCGTCGCGGACACGGTGAACCACGCCATCCGCGTCCTCGACCCGGCATCCGGTGTGCTGGAGACCGTGGCCGGTACCGGCAAGCAGTGGTGGCAGGGCTCGCCGACCTCCGGGCCGGCGCGCGAAGTGGATCTCTCCTCACCGTGGGACCTCGCCTGGTGGCAGGACCGGCTGTGGATCGCGATGGCCGGGGTGCATCAGCTCTGGACCTGGGACCCGGCCGCCGGCACGGTCCAGGTCGCGGCCGGCACGACCAATGAGGGCCTGGTGGACGGCCCGGCCGACGAGGCGTGGTTCGCCCAGCCGTCCGGCCTCGCCGCGGCCGGCGACCGGCTGTGGATCGCGGACTCGGAGACCAGCGCGGTCCGCTGGGTGGAGCGCGCCGAAGCGGGCGACGGCTATGTCGTCCGGACGGCCGTCGGCACCGGCCTCTTCGACTTCGGGCACCGCGACGGCGCCGCGGACCAGGCGCTGCTCCAGCACCCGCTGGGGGTGACCGCCCTGCCCGACGGCTCGGTCGCCATCGCGGACACCTACAACCACGCACTGCGCCGCTTCGATCCCGCGACCGGCGAGGTGACGACGCTGGCGACGGATCTGCGCGAGCCGTCCGCCGCGGTGCTCGTCGACGAGGACATCGTGCTGGTGGAGTCGGCGCGGCACCGGCTGACCCGGCTGCGGCTGCCCGAGGAGGCCGTCCGCGTCGCCTCGGTGGCGCACCGCACCCAGCGCGCGGCCACCGAGGTCGCCCCGGGCGCGCTGCGGCTGGAGGTGGTCTTCCAGGCCCCTGCCGGTCAGAAGCTTGACACCCGTTACGGACCCTCGACGCGGCTGCTGGTCAGTGCGACGCCGCCGGAACTGCTCGCCGACGGTGCGGGCGCGGGCACCGACCTCGCGCGGGATCTGGTGCTCGCGGACGGGGTGACCGAGGGGGTGCTGCATGTCTCGGCGATGGCCGCGTCCTGCGACGACGCCCCGGACGTCGAGTACCCCGCCTGCCATGTACACCAGCAGGACTGGGGCGTCCCGGTCGAGATCGCCGGGGGCGGGGTGGCCCGGCTGGGGCTCGTCCTGGCCGGGCTGGACGCCGAATAG
- a CDS encoding maleylpyruvate isomerase family mycothiol-dependent enzyme → MTVHPSLQSSIDAWTHSIEAITELVTPLVEGEWNGATGLPGWSVRDVVSHVIGLECEMLGDPRPIHTLPRDLYHVRSESARRMEVQVDVRRHHTAPEMLSELEYTVIRRSRQLRNESRQPDAVVRSPLGEERTLEFVLQQRAFDVWVHEQDLRRTLKKPGNLDSPGAYVTRDLLVKALPGIVAKRAQAPAASAVVFDVSGPLEFLRTVRLDAEGNATIDGSVSLGPTVTLALDWDTFHQLACGRVRPAAVAEQIKIDGDEELAQAILGNFAITP, encoded by the coding sequence GTGACCGTCCATCCCAGCCTCCAATCCTCCATCGATGCCTGGACTCACTCCATAGAAGCGATAACCGAGCTGGTCACTCCGCTCGTCGAAGGCGAGTGGAACGGGGCGACGGGCCTGCCAGGATGGTCCGTTCGTGATGTGGTCTCCCATGTCATCGGCCTGGAATGCGAAATGCTGGGTGACCCGCGGCCGATCCATACGCTGCCGCGCGATCTCTATCACGTACGCAGCGAGTCGGCGCGACGCATGGAGGTGCAGGTCGACGTCCGCCGGCACCACACCGCGCCGGAGATGCTGAGCGAGCTCGAATACACCGTCATCCGCCGCTCACGGCAGCTGCGCAACGAGTCCCGGCAGCCGGACGCCGTGGTGCGCAGCCCGCTCGGTGAGGAACGTACGCTGGAATTCGTGCTGCAGCAGCGGGCGTTCGACGTCTGGGTCCATGAGCAGGACCTGCGCCGGACCCTCAAGAAGCCCGGCAATCTCGACTCCCCCGGCGCGTATGTGACCCGCGATCTGCTGGTGAAGGCGCTGCCCGGCATCGTGGCCAAGCGGGCCCAGGCGCCCGCCGCTTCGGCGGTGGTCTTCGATGTCAGCGGGCCGCTGGAATTCCTGCGCACGGTCCGCCTCGACGCCGAGGGCAATGCCACGATCGATGGCAGTGTCTCGCTCGGCCCGACCGTGACACTCGCCCTGGACTGGGACACCTTCCACCAGCTGGCCTGCGGCCGGGTCCGCCCCGCCGCCGTCGCCGAACAGATCAAGATCGACGGCGATGAGGAGCTGGCCCAGGCGATCCTGGGTAATTTCGCCATCACGCCATAG
- a CDS encoding GntR family transcriptional regulator, whose protein sequence is MPSASMPTAPAREPAAKQPPAAERVYAHIKDAVLDRRYEGGMLLTEGELADAVGVSRTPVREALLRLEVEGLIKLYPKKGALVLPVSAQEIADVVETRLLVEKHAAAKAIPVSEPLVGELTELLETMREQAASGDLAAVSVTDRAFHAAIVRSAGNQILDRLYEQLRDRQLRMGVAVMHAHPDRIAKNIAEHAEILEALRAGDADAATDAVQRHVSWVRHLAQGDVR, encoded by the coding sequence ATGCCTTCCGCCTCCATGCCCACCGCTCCTGCCAGAGAGCCCGCCGCCAAGCAGCCGCCCGCCGCCGAGCGGGTCTATGCACACATCAAGGACGCCGTCCTGGACCGCCGCTACGAAGGCGGCATGCTGCTCACCGAGGGCGAGCTGGCCGACGCGGTGGGGGTGTCACGGACGCCGGTGCGGGAGGCGCTGCTGCGGCTGGAGGTGGAGGGGCTGATCAAGCTCTACCCCAAGAAGGGCGCGCTGGTGCTGCCGGTCTCCGCGCAGGAGATCGCCGATGTCGTCGAGACCCGGCTGCTGGTGGAGAAGCACGCCGCGGCCAAGGCAATCCCGGTGAGCGAGCCGCTGGTCGGCGAGCTGACCGAGCTGCTGGAGACGATGCGGGAGCAGGCCGCGTCCGGTGATCTGGCTGCCGTCTCCGTCACCGACCGCGCCTTCCATGCCGCCATTGTGCGCAGCGCCGGCAATCAGATCCTGGACCGGCTCTACGAGCAGCTGCGCGACCGCCAGTTGCGGATGGGCGTCGCCGTGATGCATGCCCACCCGGACCGGATCGCCAAGAACATCGCCGAGCATGCGGAGATCCTTGAGGCCCTGCGCGCCGGGGATGCGGACGCCGCGACCGACGCCGTGCAGCGGCACGTCAGCTGGGTCCGACACCTCGCGCAGGGGGACGTGCGATGA
- a CDS encoding DUF4232 domain-containing protein, producing MPRSHARAEAATEAGARTVTVASRGSRTVRRRTLRIAAAGLTAAAALTLTACGQDNPLKTSAAKPFNPSPQVAETPAQGGEAGQGGTRSDGTQTDGGRTDGGRTERAYVERGGDSSGTDAGTEATGTGSRRATTSKNASAHVSAVRHTACDAAKIRIVAERLTRPVNHLLLKATNTSGAVCDLYYAPYLRFDQAQSPLDELPASRPQSMVTLAPGESGYAGVLTSSADGSGGNGRTVTSLSVSLPGRDGKGSIGGSAAVALPGGSEHLDDSAWVTYWQSDASEAAAW from the coding sequence ATGCCGCGCAGCCACGCCCGAGCCGAAGCCGCCACCGAGGCCGGCGCCCGGACCGTCACCGTTGCCTCTCGTGGGTCCCGTACCGTCCGCCGCCGTACGCTGCGGATCGCCGCGGCCGGACTGACCGCAGCCGCCGCGCTCACCCTCACCGCCTGCGGCCAGGACAACCCGCTCAAGACGAGCGCGGCCAAGCCGTTCAACCCGTCGCCCCAGGTCGCCGAGACCCCGGCGCAGGGTGGGGAGGCCGGGCAGGGCGGCACCCGGAGCGACGGCACCCAGACCGACGGCGGCCGGACGGACGGCGGCCGGACGGAGCGGGCTTACGTGGAGCGGGGCGGCGACAGCAGTGGAACGGATGCGGGGACGGAGGCCACCGGGACGGGCTCGCGCCGCGCGACCACCTCCAAAAACGCCTCCGCCCACGTCTCCGCCGTCCGGCACACCGCGTGCGACGCCGCGAAGATCCGTATCGTCGCCGAGCGGCTGACCCGACCGGTCAACCACCTTCTGCTGAAGGCCACCAACACCTCCGGTGCCGTCTGCGACCTCTACTACGCCCCCTACCTGCGGTTCGACCAGGCACAGTCCCCGCTCGACGAACTGCCGGCCAGCAGGCCGCAGTCCATGGTCACCCTCGCCCCCGGCGAATCCGGCTACGCGGGCGTGCTGACCTCGTCCGCGGACGGCTCCGGCGGCAACGGCCGCACCGTGACCTCGCTGTCGGTCAGCCTCCCCGGCCGCGACGGCAAGGGCAGCATCGGCGGCTCGGCGGCGGTGGCGCTCCCCGGCGGCTCGGAGCACCTCGACGACAGCGCATGGGTGACGTACTGGCAGTCGGACGCGAGCGAGGCAGCCGCCTGGTGA
- a CDS encoding LURP-one-related/scramblase family protein, giving the protein MQQSPGGSPRHSGKYLVRDRIFGIGDDYWIDDEHGRHAFLVDGKALRLRETFELKDTERRVLITIRKKMLSLRDTMTIERDDQPLATIKRKRLSLLRNHYRVALVDGTELDVSGKILDREFAIEYDGELLAEISRRWLTVRDTYAVNVVRDDADPPLLIAVAVCVIRLAEREHGDD; this is encoded by the coding sequence ATGCAGCAATCCCCCGGGGGGTCACCCCGGCACTCGGGCAAGTACCTGGTGCGCGACCGCATCTTCGGCATCGGCGACGACTACTGGATCGACGACGAGCACGGGCGGCACGCCTTCCTCGTGGACGGGAAGGCGCTGCGGCTGCGGGAGACCTTCGAGCTGAAGGACACCGAGCGGCGGGTACTGATCACCATCCGCAAGAAGATGCTCAGCCTGCGCGACACCATGACCATCGAGCGGGATGACCAGCCGCTGGCCACGATCAAGCGCAAGCGGCTCTCGCTGCTGCGCAACCACTACCGCGTCGCGCTGGTGGACGGCACCGAGCTGGATGTCAGCGGAAAGATCCTGGACCGGGAGTTCGCGATCGAGTACGACGGCGAACTGCTGGCGGAGATCTCGCGGCGCTGGCTGACGGTGCGCGACACCTATGCGGTCAATGTCGTACGGGACGACGCGGATCCGCCGCTGCTGATCGCCGTCGCGGTGTGTGTGATCCGGCTGGCGGAGCGGGAGCACGGAGACGACTGA